ACATACCAAGATaagcaagaaaggaaagagagaaacaggaaaaaaaaatccaagaagaggaaggagggggagcggCTCTACCAAACCATATTCCTATTTACCCTGCGAAACTAAATGCTAATTCTCGATTTGTCCAGGGACCTCCCACACCCTCAGTTGGGGCGACTCCCGCAAAGAAAGAACCACCAGTGCCCCCGGTGACCCCTTTAGAAAAGATGCTCCAGGATATGGGTGCGATCCGCGAGGATGGTAGTGACAAGTTTTTTGGGATGGAGAATGTGAGTCTGGCTGTGTCGTGATTTTTGGAATGCTATGTATCATGGTGCTAATGTTGTCTTCTATTTTTAGTACGGTAATACCTGGTAAGTCGATGTGTACTTGGTCTCGGGCAGCTTGCACTTGCAGAGGTGCGAAACGGAGCACATTACTGACGCTCATCTCGCCAGTTATTGTAATTCGATCCTACAGTGTCTATATTATTCCGTTCCTTTTCGAGAGGCTGTCGTTAATTACCCGACCCGAACTCCTATAGAGAGTCTGGAAGCGGCGCTGGCAAATACTCTTCGCTATCAAAACTTCGCCGCCAACTTGGAAGCCGAGGCGCTGGCCGAGAAACAGAAAGCTGCCAATGCCCAGCGTCCTGGCGCGCCTCCGAATCAACCGCAAAAACCAGAGGACAAAGACTCGCCTGAATataagaagaagatggcattACAGACGCTGCCCCTCTTGGAGACTAAGAACAACGCGACCAGCTATGGAATGTCAGAGTCCCTCTTCACGTCGTTGAAAGACTTATTCGAGTCTGTTGTCGCAAGCCAGTCACGGATAGGTATAATCCGACCACAGCACTTTTTGGATGTTCTCCGACGCGAACACGAAATGTTTCGGACTGCCATGCATCAAGATGCCCATGAATTCCTAAACCTACTTCTCAACGAAGTTGTTGCGAACGTGGAGGCAGAGGCATCTAAACAACCTGAACCAGAGAGAagtcttcctccagctgaAAGCGCAGACTCGACTGAGCTATCGGGAAGTTCAGGCTCTAAAACACCCAACACTACTCGCTGGGTACATGAATTATTTGAAGGGACTTTGACCTCGGAAACACAGTGTTTAACTTGCGAGAAGGTTTCGCAACGTGACGAAGTTTTCTTGGACTTGTCGGTAGATCTTGAACAGCACTCGTCGGTTACGTCGTGTTTGAGGAAGTTCTCAGCGGAGGAGATGCTTTGCGAAAGAAACAAGTTCCACTGTGATAACTGCGGTGGTCTTCAAGAGGCGGAAAAGAGGATGAAAATCAAGCGCCTGCCTCGGATTCTGGCCCTGCACCTCAAACGATTCAAATATACCGAAGACCTGCAACGACTTCAAAAGCTGTTCCATAGGGTTGTATATCCCTATCACCTTCGCCTTTTCAATACGACAGACGATGCGGAGGACCCGGATCGTTTATACGAGCTGTATGCAGTGGTGGTGCATATCGGTGGCGGGCCATATCATGGACACTATGTCGCCATTATTAAAACACAAGATCGCGGATGGTTGCTGTTTGACGATGAGATGGTAGAGCCTGTGGACAAGAACTATGTCCGTAATTTCTTTGGTGACAGGCCAGGCCTCGCCTGCGCCTACGTCCTATTCTATCAGGAGACCACACTTGAGGCTGTTAtgaaagaacaagagcaagaaaacaTGGACCTAAACACGAGCGTCGCCGATATCAACGACTCAACCTTAAAACAGAATGGCTATCCTCTATCTCCAGGGTTGGCCCATGTTCACAGCGCATC
This Aspergillus flavus chromosome 1, complete sequence DNA region includes the following protein-coding sequences:
- a CDS encoding ubiquitin-specific protease (ubiquitin C-terminal hydrolase CreB), which translates into the protein MGSFLRSLRRDVGPPTPSVGATPAKKEPPVPPVTPLEKMLQDMGAIREDGSDKFFGMENYGNTCYCNSILQCLYYSVPFREAVVNYPTRTPIESLEAALANTLRYQNFAANLEAEALAEKQKAANAQRPGAPPNQPQKPEDKDSPEYKKKMALQTLPLLETKNNATSYGMSESLFTSLKDLFESVVASQSRIGIIRPQHFLDVLRREHEMFRTAMHQDAHEFLNLLLNEVVANVEAEASKQPEPERSLPPAESADSTELSGSSGSKTPNTTRWVHELFEGTLTSETQCLTCEKVSQRDEVFLDLSVDLEQHSSVTSCLRKFSAEEMLCERNKFHCDNCGGLQEAEKRMKIKRLPRILALHLKRFKYTEDLQRLQKLFHRVVYPYHLRLFNTTDDAEDPDRLYELYAVVVHIGGGPYHGHYVAIIKTQDRGWLLFDDEMVEPVDKNYVRNFFGDRPGLACAYVLFYQETTLEAVMKEQEQENMDLNTSVADINDSTLKQNGYPLSPGLAHVHSASQIPSPSEPARFSNLQRAPTAPPLFPHPEHADSESSPADPSTTASATPPVPPIPDIHSLPLSPKKSDSHFKKERAKEEKERKANEKEKEKQRRRDQEARIREQRREDAEIRAALEASKASKAEEDRRHSPDDTKKSSHGLSRLKRGSKSFSHRLGKDKENRVSSSSHSATPIAEHPPSRNGASESQQQLPNGQSPGSHGLHTRHTGLDEERDTLKDPKHDRSGHHGKWRSFSLKKKSFSILS